The proteins below come from a single Agromyces flavus genomic window:
- a CDS encoding GNAT family N-acetyltransferase, producing the protein MTVQIRPAGPADAAALAALAAVTFPLACPPSTTAEAISDFIARNLTRDRFAEYLADRDRTLLVAVADDAGDPSWRRELDGTSGLVGWSMLVRTEDGEPADADAAAAVSARPAVELSKMYAHPAAHGRGVAGELMRATLAEARREGAPVVWLGVNEENARAIRFYEKHGFAVVGTKRFRLGDRLEHDLVLERALP; encoded by the coding sequence GTGACCGTGCAGATCCGACCCGCAGGGCCGGCGGATGCCGCGGCGCTCGCCGCGCTCGCCGCCGTGACGTTCCCGCTCGCCTGCCCGCCGTCGACCACCGCCGAGGCGATCTCCGATTTCATCGCTCGGAACCTCACGCGCGACCGGTTCGCCGAGTACCTCGCCGACCGCGATCGCACGTTGCTGGTCGCGGTCGCCGACGACGCCGGCGATCCGTCGTGGCGACGCGAGCTCGACGGAACGTCGGGCCTGGTGGGCTGGTCGATGCTCGTGCGCACCGAGGACGGCGAGCCGGCCGACGCGGACGCCGCGGCCGCGGTGTCGGCGCGGCCCGCCGTCGAGCTCAGCAAGATGTACGCGCATCCCGCCGCGCATGGACGCGGCGTCGCCGGCGAGCTCATGCGTGCGACGCTCGCCGAGGCTCGCCGCGAGGGCGCCCCCGTCGTGTGGCTCGGCGTGAACGAGGAGAACGCACGCGCCATCCGCTTCTACGAGAAGCACGGCTTCGCCGTCGTCGGCACGAAGCGCTTCAGGCTCGGGGACCGGCTGGAGCACGACCTCGTGCTCGAGCGCGCGCTGCCCTGA
- a CDS encoding sugar phosphate isomerase/epimerase family protein produces MCYGFDGDQAMQASRAQRGISRRGVLMGLLGASAAALSLGGGAMPAVADVATKPWKRVPPGKISIQLWTVREALGAPWGPGDYDTTLRAIAELGYPRVEQALGYFGRSAAELRAFYDSIGIRASSSHDGVSADDAALAIKLENAATLGQKYLNVPYFASNSLADWQGLADRMNVEAQAAASYGIAYGYHNHAHEFTTDLGGGRTPWQVLTERLDPSLVHLEVDLYWAVTGGANLGEADPVQFAIDTIHEAPQRVRQFHVKDRHLDGDMADLGTGTIAFDRIFAAHAVEEYIVENDTPDVTPLQTAAVGYDYLRSLRF; encoded by the coding sequence ATGTGTTACGGATTCGACGGCGACCAGGCGATGCAGGCATCACGTGCTCAGCGCGGCATCAGCAGGCGTGGGGTGCTGATGGGGCTGCTCGGCGCGTCCGCCGCGGCGCTCTCGCTCGGCGGCGGGGCGATGCCGGCGGTCGCCGATGTCGCGACCAAGCCGTGGAAGCGAGTGCCGCCCGGCAAGATCAGCATCCAGCTCTGGACGGTTCGTGAGGCACTGGGTGCGCCGTGGGGCCCCGGCGACTACGACACGACGCTGCGCGCGATCGCCGAGCTGGGCTACCCTCGCGTCGAGCAGGCGCTCGGCTACTTCGGTCGGTCGGCGGCCGAGCTGCGCGCGTTCTACGACTCGATCGGCATCCGTGCCAGCTCGTCGCACGACGGCGTGTCGGCCGACGACGCGGCACTCGCGATCAAGCTCGAGAACGCGGCAACCCTGGGGCAGAAGTACCTCAACGTGCCCTACTTCGCCTCGAACTCGCTCGCCGACTGGCAGGGGCTCGCCGATCGCATGAACGTCGAGGCGCAGGCCGCGGCGTCGTACGGCATCGCGTACGGGTACCACAACCACGCCCACGAGTTCACGACCGACCTCGGCGGCGGGCGTACGCCTTGGCAGGTGCTCACCGAGCGGCTCGACCCGTCGCTCGTCCACCTCGAGGTCGACCTGTACTGGGCGGTCACCGGCGGCGCGAACCTCGGCGAGGCCGACCCGGTGCAGTTCGCCATCGACACGATCCACGAGGCCCCGCAGCGGGTGCGCCAGTTCCACGTGAAGGACCGGCACCTCGACGGCGACATGGCCGACCTGGGCACCGGCACGATCGCGTTCGACCGCATCTTCGCGGCACACGCGGTCGAGGAGTACATCGTCGAGAACGACACCCCCGATGTCACGCCGCTGCAGACGGCCGCGGTCGGCTACGACTACCTCCGTTCGCTGCGCTTCTGA